One stretch of Armigeres subalbatus isolate Guangzhou_Male chromosome 2, GZ_Asu_2, whole genome shotgun sequence DNA includes these proteins:
- the LOC134215752 gene encoding uncharacterized protein LOC134215752 — translation MRTMTKSSEATFFPTCLEIILLLMWTIVSSQAQKLAIRNLQNDPLLLIKESACKIQIGTIKIIHPINLTSIEEAAEILVRSSHQNNVNTNPLISTLKYKTKKLYANLYQLKPQGHRRSRRWNSIGTVWKWIAGTPDASDLQAINTTMNDLIDQNNQQFRINQNINDRIQQLTHAIKDITTQANLNDLMMNDVEIITSILNVDILNNMLEDIQDAVMLSKMSITSNKILSIREILIIKGLLHDQGVNIDLPDEALHANAVIITNPLYITGTIVKKAATSGTRSLPSLSVQGRRQRQERRRLYKVAALSTQPTPPFRKSPSVHKRRRLFQAAATTNNQQTTTGHQPKVYPSVSDVLRAR, via the exons ATGAGAACCATGACGAAATCATCCGAAGCTACTTTTTTCCCAACATGC CTCgaaataattttattgcttATGTGGACGATCGTGTCAAGTCAGGCCCAGAAACTTGCAATACGAAATTTACAAAACGACCCATTACTACTCATAAAGGAAAGTGCGTGTAAAATCCAAATAGGTACAATAAAAATAATCCACCCTATAAACCTTACATCCATTGAAGAAGCAGCAGAAATTTTGGTTAGATCGTCTCATCAAAATAATGTCAATACTAACCCATTAATAAGCACTCTAAAATACAAAACCAAAAAGCTGTACGCTAACCTTTATCAGCTGAAACCACAAGGACATCGCCGATCGAGAAGATGGAACTCTATCGGAACCGTATGGAAATGGATTGCCGGTACTCCAGATGCTTCTGATCTTCAAGCTATAAACACCACCATGAATGACTTAATAGACCAAAATAACCAACAATTTAGGATAAACCAGAATATCAACGATCGGATACAGCAACTAACCCATGCCATCAAAGATATTACAACACAAGCCAAtctaaacgatttgatgatgAACGATGTGGAAATAATAACTTCAATCCTAAACGTTGACATTTTAAACAATATGCTCGAAGACATCCAGGATGCGGTCATGTTGTCGAAAATGTCCATCACCAGCAACAAAATACTTTCTATTCGGGAAATACTCATAATAAAAGGATTACTACATGACCAAGGAGTAAACATAGACTTACCAGATGAGGCATTACA TGCAAACGCCGTCATCATCACGAACCCTCTGTACATCACCGGCACCATCGTCAAGAAGGCCGCTACCAGCGGTACCAGGTCGTTGCCGTCGCTATCTGTGCAAGGTCGCCGCCAACGTCAAGAACGCCGCCGGCTGTATAAGGTCGCCGCCCTTAGTACACAACCGACACCACCGTTTAGAAAGTCGCCCTCGGTACATAAACGCCGCCGCCTGTTCCAGGCCGCCGCCACCACGAACAACCAACAGACCACTACCGGCCACCAACCGAAAGTATACCCTAGTGTTAGTGACGTCCTTAGGGCCCGATAG